The Vulcanimicrobium alpinum sequence GACGCCGCGGTCGAACGTCGCGGCGATCGTCAGCGTGAACTCGCGCAGATGCGTGCGCACCTCGACGCGGATCATGCCGCGCGCCGTTCGAAGATCCGCGCCGTGACGACGACCGCGATCGCGACCGTGATCAGCACGATCGCGAGCGCCGCGGCGAGATCGAGATCGCCGCTTTCGAGCCCGAGATACACGGCGAGCGGCAGCGTCTGCGTGACGCCGGGGAGGTTGCCGGCGAACATGATCGTCGCCCCAAACTCGCCGAGCGCGCGCGCCCACGCCAGCACCGCGCCGCCGGCGAGCGCCGGCAGCGCGAGCGGGACGGTGATGCGCGCGAAGGTCCGCAACGGCCCCATCCCCAGCGTCGCCGACGCGTCCTCGAGCGCGCGGTCGACGCTCAGAAATCCGGTCCGTGCGGCGCGCACGTAGAACGGAGCACCGACGAAGATCTGCGCGATCACGACCGCGGCGGTCGTGAACGCGAGGCGGACGTGCAGCGCGTCGAGCAGCGGCGCCGCGGCGCCGAAGCGTCCAAAGGTGAAGAGCAGCGCGAGCCCGGCGACGGCGGGCGGCACCACGATCGGAAGATCGACGAGCGCATCGATCGCAGTCCGCCCGCGAAACGTGCCGCGCGCCAGCACGTAGGCAAGCGGCGTGCCGAACAGCAGGGTCAGCGCAAGCGAGCACGCGGTGGTGACGAGCGAGATGCGCAGCGCGTTCTGCGCCGCACCGCTCGCGAGCGCAGCGGCGAACGACGCGGGCGAGAGGTGCAGGTACAGCATTGCGATCGGAGCCGCGATGAAGAGCGCGAAGAGCGCCGCGGCGGTCGCGACCGCGGCGCGAATCATTCCTCGAAGCCGCGCGCTTTCAGAAAGGCAAGGCCCGCGGGCGAGGTGATGAAGTCGACGAACGCCTTCGCGCCGCTCGCGTTGGGCGCCGCCTTGAGCACCGCGATCGGATACGTCGCCTGCGGGGCGGTCGCGGGCGGAAAGCGCAGAACGCGCACCTTCGACGCGATCTGCGGCGTGACGTCGGTCGCATAGACGATTCCGGCGTCCGCCT is a genomic window containing:
- a CDS encoding ABC transporter permease, which encodes MIRAAVATAAALFALFIAAPIAMLYLHLSPASFAAALASGAAQNALRISLVTTACSLALTLLFGTPLAYVLARGTFRGRTAIDALVDLPIVVPPAVAGLALLFTFGRFGAAAPLLDALHVRLAFTTAAVVIAQIFVGAPFYVRAARTGFLSVDRALEDASATLGMGPLRTFARITVPLALPALAGGAVLAWARALGEFGATIMFAGNLPGVTQTLPLAVYLGLESGDLDLAAALAIVLITVAIAVVVTARIFERRAA